ACAGTACCCGATGCCGGCCAGGGGGAACGAGTTCGCGAGCACTCCTCAACGTCTTGTATTGTTTGCGGCGGAGGATTCGCCTAGAGGCCTAGGGCGCACGCTTGGAAAGCGTGTTGGGGGCAACCCCTCACGAGTTCGAATCTCGTATCCTCCGCCAGTGCCTCACCGGGCACGATGTCGAAGGGCCCCACCGTTCGCGGTGGGGCCCTTCGTCGTGCGTGGTCTCAGTTTTGGTCTCAGTTGTCCTGACTGGACCGGGGGGACCTCGGTGGACACCGACTCCCTTCCCTCCAGGACCTGAACATCGCCACGGCCGGCCCGGTACGCGGCTTGCCGTAGAACCATGGTTTTTCGCTCCCGTCGCCTGGAGGATCTCCTGGGCGGTCGCCTCGACGAGGTCGGGTACGGCGACATCGCTGCCCTCATCGGGCGACAGGAGGCGGTCGAAGCCGAGGACCTCGACTACAAGCAGCAGCACTACGGCAGTGACGCCAAGAGCAGAGAAGAGCTGGCCAAAGATGTCGCCGCTCTCGCCAACCACATCGGTGGAATCCTCGTCATCGGGATGGCGGAAAGCCGAGGCGTTCCCTCTCGCGCATTCGACGTGGACCTTGACGATCGACACGTCCGGGATCTGCAGCAGCGGATCGCCGCATCCACGGCTCCGTCCGTGCGATGGGAACCGCTCCTCAAGGAGAACCCCGCCAATCCTGGGCATGGGTTACTCCTTCTCACCGTTCCCCGCAGCCCGGAGGCGCCGCACGCCATCATCGTGCCGCCGACCAAACCGACCTCTGCGGCTCTGCGCTACCCGCGTCGCGCCGGCAGCAAGACGGACTGGCTGACGGAGACATACGTGGCCAGCGCCTACCGGCAACGCTTCAGCTCCGCCGCAGACCGGGCCGAGCGTATGCGCGACATCGAGGCCCGGCTCGTGACGAGTGAACTGTCGTGCACTCGAACCCACTTGCTGGTCACGCTGGTTCCCGACGTACCTGGCGAGATGCGAATCAACCAGCGCTCCTTCATCGATTACAAGGAGCAGCTCCTGGCCTCACAGCCGCTGATCGCTACGGAGACACGGCTGTTCCGCCATGTCAGCGTGGGCTCCCACAGACTGATCGTGGAGCAGCGTTCCGATCGCGCCGACAGCGATCTGGCGCACCTCTACGACGACGGATCCGGCATCTGGGCGCAGTCTCTCCAAACCTCAGTGGCCAACGACGAGGATCCGACGGACCGGGTCCGCTCTCTCGCAGGTGACTTCCTGGCCCACAGGCTGATGTCAGCGTTGATCTTCCTTGCCAGCCATGCACGGGACCGGTGCGGAGTCGCCGGAACAGTGGCCGTCGAAGTCGACCTCGTCGACGGCATGTACGCCCACCCCTATGCCCCGCCGCTGCCGACGTCTCAGCGCGCTCCATCAGCGCGGCCGGCGCCTGTCGCAACCGCTGCGGCACCAGCAGGCCGCCCGTCTACGGGCGGCGGTACCTGAGCTGGCCGAGCAGATCCTGGCCGAGCCAGGCTGGCACGCCCTCGCCGCCACTCTCGCCGACGCTGAGAGCACCGGACACGACCCGGCGGCACTGCTGGCCGAGGCTGCCGGACGGCGGGAGCTGGACACCGCCGATTCGGTCAGCGACGTGCTCGTGTGGCGGCTGCGGCGTATGGCCGGCCTACCCGGCGACGCCTCCGCAATGCCTGACTACACCACCGCTGCGGCGACGGGCGGCCGTGCTGTCCGGCCCGCGCCGAGCCGAGACGAACGGCCCGGAAAGGCACGGTGATCCAGGACTGAGCTTGTTCCGCTTTGACGGACACCATCGGTGTGGTGTTCACGCCGCGAGAGCGGCCTCGTAGTCAGTGGGACTGAGGCAGCCGAGGCTGCAGCCACCGCAGCACAGCTCAGCAACCAGCTCCGCGAAGCCAACGGCGCGGCCGACTACATCCGCTGATACCAGGACGTCCGCGACCGTCGTACGGAATGCTCTGTCCGGCCGGGGGACCGTTGCGCGGCCTTCGAGTAGGTTGCCAGGGCATGGCTGAGGAGAATTCCCGTACGCCGCGCGAAGAGACGACGCTGGAGCGGGCCGACCGCAACTACGGTGAGCTGCTCCAGGAGTTGAGGATCATCCAGACCGGGGTCCAGATCCTGTTCGCGTTCCTGCTGACGCTGGCCTTCACCGCCCGCTTCTCGACGCTCGACACGGCGCAGCGCACCATGTAGATCACGACGCTGCTGCTCGCGGTGCTCGCAGCGGCCCTGTTCACCACTCCGGCCGCGCTGCACCGCACGCTGTTCCAGCGCGGGGCCAAGCCTGAGATCGTCATGATCTCCTCACGGCTGGCGGGGCGGGTATGAGCGTCCTGATGCTGACCCTCACCGGTTCCGTACTGCTCGTCGTCGACGTGGTGCTCGGCCGGGTCGAGGGTGTGATCGCGGGCAGTGCGACGCTGCTGGTGTGCGGCGGTCTGTGGGTGGTGTTGCCGCAGTTCGTCAGGCGGCACGCCGCACGGTTGGAGGCCCGGGCCGTCTCGGAGCCGCCGGATGGATCGGGCTGAGTGCTTCAGCAGCACACAGCCGCCGCGGTTGGCCGGTGTGGTTCACCTACCGGTTTCCTGCGGCGGCTGTGCTTCCTGCGGGGAGGACGGTGTCACCGGCCGGCGGGCGCCGACATGTGCAGCAGGCGTTCGGTGATCTCCCGGTATTGCCTGAGCGCGATCCGTAGTTCCTCGGTCTGCGCTTCGGTGTCCTGGTCCTGCCAGCCCGATCGCAGGACGCGCCGCTGCTCTGTGAGGGTGTTCGTGAAGTGGGTGGTGACTTCGTCGAAGACGCTGTCGGCTTCCTCCACGGCCTGGCGTGGGCTGTCGACGAAGGTGTTGAGGGCCTGTTGGAGGCGCAGGGTGAGCTTGTCCCGTTCGCCCTGCGGGAGCATCTCCGGCGTCGGCTTGCGATCGGGGCTGGGGCGGCCGGCGTTGGCGCCGTTGGTGGCGGGTTCACGCGGTTCGTGAGCAGGTTTGGTGACAGGTGCCTGCGGGGCCCGCTGGCTCTGCGGCGCCTGCGGGTTGCGCGGCGCCGAGGGATCCGGGCTTCCGGGCTGGGGTTGCCGTGCGTGTTCGGCGTTCTGCGACATCAGGTGTTGTTTCCCTTCGCGTGGCGTCGGTTCAGTGCCCATGGCGCGTGGCCGTTGCCGTCGCGGGACTGAGGAGTCTGCGAGCTGCCCTGGTCCGGGTCGGCCGGCTGTTCGGCGACCAGTGCCTCGAAGAGGCTTCGGGCTTCGACCATGGCCTCCCGCATTTCCTCGGTGCCGCTCTGTCCGCGGGCGGCCGTGTGCATGCTGCGGTAGCCGTGGACATGGGCGGGGTGGTGGACGGAGAGGGCGGCGAACTGCTCCTCGAACTGCTCGCCGTCGGGGAAGCCGCGGTCCCTCGCCAGGCCGGCAAGGAGTGCGTCCGCCTCGGTGACGGCCTTCTGCGGTGATTCGACGAACTGCTCCTGGACGTCGGCCCACTGAGCCCTGTACTGCGCGCGGGCCTCGGGCGACAGCGGCTGCTCATCGAGGGAGCCGTGCTGCTTGACGCGCTCGCCGAGTTCCTGCTCGGCCGCCTTGGTGTCGCCGTCGTGGTCGGCGACGGCACGGTCGTACTCGGGTCCGAAGCGGTGTTTGAGCCCGCGTCCTCCGCCGGCCCGGATGCGTCCACGTCCGACGAGGAAGAGGACGACGGCCGCGATGACGATCACGGCGATGATCACGATGGTGAGCATGGCTGCCTTCTCTGGCTCTCGGCTCGTGGATTGTTCGGCTTCATTGCCGTTCCCGTCATTTCCCGTGGGCTGATTCCGCGTTGGCCTGCCGGGTGGCGGCCACGCGACGTGGGCACCACCCGGGGCGTTTGTGGTCAGTGCTTGAAGGCGTCCTTGGCCTTGTCGCCGGACTGCTTGAGGTTTCCGGAGACCCGGTCGGTCCTGCCTTCGCGCCGCAGGCGCCGGTTGCGGGTGGTCCGGCCGATGCGTTCGGTGACCCGGCCCTTGAATGCCTGGGTCTTGTGCCTGATCGTCTGTCCGAGGCTCATGGCTGTCCTCTGCTCGTTCGCTGGATGGGCTCCCGCGCGTGATCGCCGTACAGGCCACCGTCCCGGAGGGCGGGAGAGCGCCTGGTGTGTGGGCTATCCGCGACTGCGGCTGTACCGGCGGCCGCCGCCACGGCGTCCACCGCCGCGTCCGCGCATGGCGAAGCCGACGATCCAGACGACCAGGAGTACGGCGGCGACCCACCAGAGGGCCTGCATGGTGAAGCCGAACCCGAACACCACCAGGATCAGCAGAAGGAGAAGAATCCACAGGATCATTGCCGGGCCTCCAGATCGCGGGAAGTTCCTGAGTTCCGCGGGGTCCGGGCGAAGCGGGAAGGTGGAATGCTGCGCCCGAATGATCCGGAGCGGCATAGCCCTACGCCGTGCTGTCAGTCAACGCCCGACAACCTCCCTTGTCAACGCGGTGTCGGCACGGGGGAGTTCTGCGAGCTGAGCAGGGGCCGCTGGGACAAACGGAGCCTCGGCGGGGGCTTCGGCCTGCTCGGCCGGCGCCGCCGGCAGGATGCGGTCCTCCCACCAGGACAGGCCCATCACGGTGGCGAGCAGGACGAAGGGGACAGAAGCCGGAACGATCAGTACGTACATGCGTACCGCCTGCGGTGGGATGCGTGCGACGCGGCGGGCAGCAGAGGGGGGATGCCCGCATGGGGCGCATCGGTGCGGCGCCGGGATCGAGTGGCGACGGCGGGGGCGGCCCGT
This genomic window from Streptomyces sp. DG2A-72 contains:
- a CDS encoding hydrophobic protein; protein product: MILWILLLLLILVVFGFGFTMQALWWVAAVLLVVWIVGFAMRGRGGGRRGGGRRYSRSRG
- a CDS encoding helix-turn-helix domain-containing protein produces the protein MVFRSRRLEDLLGGRLDEVGYGDIAALIGRQEAVEAEDLDYKQQHYGSDAKSREELAKDVAALANHIGGILVIGMAESRGVPSRAFDVDLDDRHVRDLQQRIAASTAPSVRWEPLLKENPANPGHGLLLLTVPRSPEAPHAIIVPPTKPTSAALRYPRRAGSKTDWLTETYVASAYRQRFSSAADRAERMRDIEARLVTSELSCTRTHLLVTLVPDVPGEMRINQRSFIDYKEQLLASQPLIATETRLFRHVSVGSHRLIVEQRSDRADSDLAHLYDDGSGIWAQSLQTSVANDEDPTDRVRSLAGDFLAHRLMSALIFLASHARDRCGVAGTVAVEVDLVDGMYAHPYAPPLPTSQRAPSARPAPVATAAAPAGRPSTGGGT
- a CDS encoding CsbD family protein — translated: MSLGQTIRHKTQAFKGRVTERIGRTTRNRRLRREGRTDRVSGNLKQSGDKAKDAFKH